The stretch of DNA CTCTGGATCAATCCTCGAGCATGGACAAACAAAGCTCACCAGGATGAGGTCGCGCTGGAGGAGGCGGTCGGCGATGCTCATGAGGATGTCCTTGCTGTACTCGGGGTGGCCCTGGACGCCCATGACGCGGTCGCCGAGGCGGAACATCTCGACGCGGGTCTTGTCCGAGCGCGCCAGCACCTCCGCGTTGGGGGGCAGCTCCCACACCTCGTCCTGGTGGAACTCGATCACCGGCATGTGCACCGGCAGCTTCAGCGGCGCGaacagcctcgccgccgccgccgtcgggtgGATGCAGCTCACCCCGATGTCCCACCCCTTGGTCGACCGCCCCGTCCGCCCGCCCAGCGCGCGGCACAGGATCTGCAGGTACCAACACCAAACAAGCACTTCCGTCAGTTGTCAAGCTTAATAATCTGAAATGTTCCCAAAAAAAAGCTTAAtaatctgaaaaaaaaacactcacATTGCAGTACCGAACATTTATATACATACAAAATTTCCCAAATGCTAAAAAATGTAAAatatcctttcaaaaaaaatgtaaaattgTTATGGGGGTCAGAGACTCAGAGCCTCAGAGGGTACGGTGGACTAGGTCGCGAGTGACGGGAGCGGAATAATTAAGCTGACACCTGGCTCTAAACGCGTTCCGGTCAGGGGTTCGCTGACGCCGGGGGGCGGCCATTAACAATGCCGGGGCCGGCAACAGGTCGCGTCCGCCCACCGCCTTTCTCTCTCCTCGGATCCGTAGCCATGTGCGAGAGCGAGGACGCGGACAAGGCTGGGCGTGACGGGAAGCATCGACCGGCACCTCCGGACAGCGCCGCGAGATCTAACTCGACGCGCCGCCTTCCCTTCGGGAACAAGCGATCGAGGTGCAACGGACACGAACCATGTCCGCACTCGGCTGCGCAGTGCTCTCACTGTCCGATCTTGGCAGCTGTCGCTGTCGCCGTCGACGAACATGCAGACCTGCTCTCGCCGCTCTGCCTGTGTTCAACGGCAGTGCTTGTACGGCTCCGGAGGCCCATGACTTTGCGCATGGCATGATTGCATCCCGAGCCTTATGACATTCAGTTGGGGGTACACATCCTAGGTTTACATTAACGAGTCAAAAATCAGGGAGTTGTATCTGATGGCGACCGGCTCCAAGAACAATCCAACTCGAGGTTCTCCACCTAAAGAAACAGCTCCAGCTCTGGCGGACGGTAGCCGCAAGCCTAACGAGAAAGGCCGCTGGCCCCTGGATTCCTCTTCTTCCAAAACGCCCTGGTCGTAACTAGGTGATGATGACACTCTCGTGCACTGTACCTATCTGAATGAAGCCTTATTTAAAATGTGTCTAGTTTTCCCCAAATTTCAGTTTCAACATGAAACTCGAACCTTTTCTTGCATGTAGAAACTCTCTTCTTTTTGAGGGGCAAGGTTAGGGGAGGAGGATTCCTCGTCATGTGGTCAAGGTTTGCGGCCCAGGCATGATCTGGTTTGAAGAAAGGAAATTGTTAAGCCGCCGAACGCTAGCACGGCGCACACACCCTTTGGATGATCGCGAGCCGGTCCGCTAGTAGTAGCTTCATTTCAAAAGCAATCTCACCGGCGAGACGCGTCATGCCATTTGTGTTCCCCCCGGAGCATTTTAAATTGCAGGTGTGGTTTGCGCGCCAAATCAAAATGATCCGGCTACCTGCTACTAGGCAGAGGACGAGGGGGATCtcgcaagagagagagagagagagagagagagaagagaataGGGAACCTTTTTGTTTGTGTGGGAGTGTGACCAACGACAGCTGAGTTAACACGGCCACGTCACCCCACGTGAACTCAGCGAGGCCAGGCTGGAatcttaacttttttttttctctgatgAGATGGAGGCTTGCTAAGCTAGACTAGCGGGGCGTTCGTGTACTCTAATCAGCAGTGTGGGTCCGCTTGGTTGCTTAGACAGGAATCAAACAGGGGCTTAATGAAGTGGGATGGTCAGATGAAACGAAAGAAAACGACCAGATGGCAGAGCTCACATGACAGACAGGTGGGGCTCGGGTGAGGCGACCCCGAGAGAGCCGGGAGGATTCTGGCCACAACCACGGGCCTTGCCGATGGTGCGGGCCCACTATCAGTTCCTCTAGGCCTTTGTGTTTTTCTTTGCCCTTATTTTATTTAAGTTGAAAAATGCAGGCACATTAGCTTGTAACTCCATTTTTATATGGCCCTAGAGTCCGTTTTATTCAGACATAAAATGGCGCATCTCAGACGTTACTAATTTGATGGCTTTTGACTGCCATTGAAGTACAAAACCATGAGAAGTTTGGCATTTCCCTTTTCTAGCGTGTGATGGTCTCTCATGCCGTCTGTTCCCACTAACAGTACCATCATTTCCTTCCCTGGACCAGCTCGTTCCTTAATCTAATTACCGGCCGTAAAAAAGACAAAAAGCTCGAGTTTTTACCGAGCGGTGCTGGTACGGGTGGTGAGCCCCTAGAGAAGGCGCTACAACAACGCCTCTCCTACCAGCTGCTCCTGCTCTGTCCCCAGCGACGCGCGGGCGGGAGGAACAAGACGACCCCGAGAGAACAGCAACCAGCCAACCAACAGCAATCGAACCGGAACCAACAGAGACGAGCGGGGCGGGACTGGCACCTGGTGGCCGAAGCAGACGCCGAGGATGCGCttgccggcggcgtggagccGCCGGATGAGGTCGACGAGCGCGAGGATCCAGGGCTCGTCGCCGTGCGCGTCGGCGCAGCTCCCGGAGATGACGAAGCCGTCGAAGCCGGCCGCCTCGGCGTCGGTGGGGAGCTCCCCGCGGGGCGCGCGGTAGACGCGCCACgcctcgccgtcctcctccagCAGCGCCCGGAACACCTGGAAGTAGCCGCTGTACGCCTTGCGCACGTACTCCGAGTCCTCGCCGCACTGCAGCACCGCGTAGGACCCCGCCGCCGAGGGCGCGGCCGGGACGAcgaccgccgcggcggcggccgccgaggggaggagggcggcctccaccgcggccgcggcgtcgaCGGCCGACGCGGCGTTCTCGAGCGGCCCCATTCCcatggctggcggcggcgcggtctcCGGCCCGGGAGTGGAGGGCGGGGATCGGGGGGCGGCTGGATTCGCTTGCCGGGGAGAGGGATGGGGGGGAATGGCTGGAGGCGAGGGCCGCTATTTAAAGGAGGAGCTCCGCCGGTTTTCCCTCGGAAAAGAAAATGCGGTGCCTTTTTTCCGCTTTGCCCCTCCCTATTTACGAGTAATTCAAATCTGGGCGGCCGTGGAGTAAAGGTGGTACCCGGCCTAGTCCACCGGCGATCTGGCCGCTGATGCGGGTGGTTTTGGACCTGCGTGTCCCGGCTCTCCGGCCGGTTTGTCTGcgtgcccgccggccgccacctcccccCGCTGGATCCTTTCCCTTTTCGTCTCTTGTTTTCTTCTACGCCTTGCCTCACCTAGTAATTTTTTAAAGTTTGTTTGAACAACCAATACCAGCAGCAGTAGCTCATCTTTCCAATCGCTGTAACGCACTGGTGCGTGCGCGTTAGCAGCGTAACTGACCAACGGAGCCGTTCCGTTGCTACCAGCCTTCACGAACCGTCAGCAGTTGCAACGGAGAACCAGAGGGCAAGGGACTGGGAGTGGGAGCAGGCGAACGCGTGACCACCACCCCGGCATGGCAGCGGGCAGCATCGCCATTCGCTCGCGGGATGCATGCGCCACTCGGAGCGAGCCATGCAAGCAAAGCAAGTTGCAGGCAGCGAGTGATTCCGTGGGACTGGCCGGCCCCCGGCCGGAATCCGCACCGAACTTTGGCCGCCACGAAACCGGCTGCCCCGAGCCCGCGAGTGCCGGAACCTTTCGCCGCTGCCCACGCTGCTGTGCAGTGGCGCCACGCCAGATTGCCAGTAGGGAGACCACACGGTATC from Panicum virgatum strain AP13 chromosome 9K, P.virgatum_v5, whole genome shotgun sequence encodes:
- the LOC120648314 gene encoding gamma-glutamyl peptidase 5-like, with product MGMGPLENAASAVDAAAAVEAALLPSAAAAAAVVVPAAPSAAGSYAVLQCGEDSEYVRKAYSGYFQVFRALLEEDGEAWRVYRAPRGELPTDAEAAGFDGFVISGSCADAHGDEPWILALVDLIRRLHAAGKRILGVCFGHQILCRALGGRTGRSTKGWDIGVSCIHPTAAAARLFAPLKLPVHMPVIEFHQDEVWELPPNAEVLARSDKTRVEMFRLGDRVMGVQGHPEYSKDILMSIADRLLQRDLILDCQVDVAKASFDVRQPDKELWKKVCRGFLKGRLTSQQQQVVAL